In one window of Cellulophaga sp. HaHa_2_95 DNA:
- a CDS encoding two-component regulator propeller domain-containing protein — MNIKVYFTLICCCIFQFSIGQFNNLKFENLDTVDGLSSSTCLELYQDTEGFLWFGTIDGLNKYNGYEFEIYRSILNDTTSISNSRINAIQEDKNGNLWIGTNNGLNLFNKKRNNFTRINLYKQVSLTNNPRKIINDLLFDEANNTLWVATNTGVIKILLGENTNDIEGLKFSYYIHDQSNLHSLDNNNVYVLTKDKNDTIWVGTSGQHLNRYNPERDNFERVFISNSKPYELNHIHKLVFIDHDDDFWIGNDLSNLIVRSKKENNFRHLSLVDEHIAVRDFYQDKEGLFWISTDGHGIFLYDKKENKIKKHIENNLSNSFSLANDKPSKIIEDSNGVFWIGSYDRGVSKLDPSLYSFGHYYYQPDNPKGLSEKIVQSVLQDSKDRIWLSTYEGGLNLFDEKNNSFEHFGHDPKDNNTISSNKILYTFETHDGSIWICTLDGGLNKFNPDTNTVERFYHDEKNPFSIGQNSVWTGVEDSKNRLWLGLRTEGLSLFDPNTKKFHNYKNTSNLENNLLSNFVFCLYIDSKNRLLVGTSLGLNYLELDDLKDFTPEDITFSEVKERGIEANNINYITEDHLGNIWIGTDSGIYKLDENLTLMKSFSSQNGLPNNFVVGIKEDDSHNFWITTKSGLSTLNIKTNQFKNFNIHDGLQGTEYQSKSIEKTSDGRIIIGGLNGFNIFNPEDIAVKTPIVLEPKITALKLYNKNIVVGDTVNNRVLLKQSLEETESLLLRHNENYISFEFLALYLENPEQVQYMYKMNGLDKDFVNVGNRREVNYSNLVPGEYEFEVMASIDGQWEAAKSTKFKFKITSPPWSTWWAYLIYCILGIVIFWVVMRYYTQKVQEVQEHELDQLKLEFFVNVSHEFRTPLTLILNPVDKILSSFNTDPDVIKESAISIQRSARRLLHLVNQLLDYRKMDVGMAPLQLENGDAVKFCGDIFALFKGLAAKKSIEYQFIKGSENITSLFDFDKLEKIITNLISNAIKFTDYGGEITVSINEVKGEKKDAKLFVVKRDKEANYLEIIVKDTGVGLNKEQLKNIFSRFYNVDVTKTGTGIGLNFTKALVELHGGEIFVESEYLKGSKFVVRLPLDIEAEPEIVKNIKNEFLINSMNSVDYEMSISNTDVSNEPMKQEENGAKLPTLLLVEDNKELRVHLKNDLIGNYDVKEAVNGEEGLKMVKKYYPDIVVSDVMMPKMDGFEMCKALKSEFETCHIPIILLTARTLEDDRIEGYDSGADGYIAKPFVTAVLKARIKNLLETKKRLRKRFAEIGGVFPSREVTTNNIDEIFLDKATKIIVNNISDVDFKQEDLLREMGIGRSQLYRKINSLTGNNPSYFIRTIRLRYASDLLLQNRYSIKEVTHLSGFNSTAYFSKTFRELFNVTPSEFIEQHKKETE, encoded by the coding sequence ATGAACATAAAAGTATATTTCACACTTATTTGCTGTTGTATCTTTCAATTTTCTATAGGTCAATTCAATAACTTAAAGTTTGAGAATTTAGATACTGTAGATGGTCTTTCTAGTAGTACTTGCTTAGAGTTATACCAAGATACAGAAGGCTTTTTATGGTTTGGAACTATAGACGGACTTAATAAATACAACGGGTATGAGTTTGAAATATATAGATCAATTTTAAATGATACCACTTCTATAAGCAATAGTAGAATTAATGCGATCCAAGAAGATAAGAATGGCAATCTATGGATAGGCACCAACAATGGTCTAAACCTTTTCAATAAAAAGCGAAATAATTTTACACGAATAAATCTTTATAAACAAGTTTCTTTAACGAATAATCCCCGTAAAATTATTAATGATTTACTTTTTGATGAGGCAAATAATACACTTTGGGTGGCCACGAATACAGGAGTGATTAAAATTTTACTAGGGGAGAATACTAATGACATTGAAGGTTTAAAATTTTCCTACTATATACATGATCAATCTAATTTACATTCCTTAGATAACAACAATGTTTATGTGCTTACTAAAGATAAAAATGATACCATTTGGGTAGGTACAAGTGGTCAGCATCTAAACAGGTACAATCCTGAACGTGATAATTTTGAACGCGTTTTTATCTCCAATTCTAAACCTTACGAACTAAACCATATTCATAAATTAGTTTTTATTGATCATGATGATGATTTTTGGATAGGGAATGATTTGTCTAACCTTATTGTTCGGAGTAAAAAAGAGAATAATTTTAGGCATTTGTCTCTCGTAGACGAGCATATAGCGGTAAGAGATTTTTATCAAGATAAAGAAGGTTTGTTTTGGATATCAACAGACGGGCATGGGATATTTTTATACGATAAAAAGGAAAATAAAATAAAGAAACATATTGAAAATAACCTTTCCAATTCTTTCTCTCTGGCGAATGATAAACCTTCTAAAATTATTGAAGATTCTAATGGCGTTTTCTGGATAGGAAGTTATGATAGAGGGGTTAGTAAATTAGATCCATCCTTGTATTCTTTTGGGCACTACTACTATCAACCAGATAATCCAAAAGGGTTGAGCGAAAAAATTGTACAGTCCGTTTTGCAAGATTCTAAAGACAGAATTTGGTTGTCTACGTATGAAGGGGGACTAAACTTGTTTGATGAAAAAAATAATTCGTTTGAACATTTCGGACATGACCCTAAAGACAACAATACGATAAGTTCCAATAAAATATTATATACGTTTGAAACACATGATGGTAGTATTTGGATTTGCACTTTAGACGGTGGTTTAAATAAATTTAATCCAGATACAAATACTGTAGAACGGTTTTATCATGATGAAAAAAATCCTTTTTCTATTGGACAAAACTCTGTTTGGACAGGTGTAGAAGATTCAAAAAACAGATTGTGGTTAGGGCTAAGAACAGAAGGTTTAAGTTTGTTTGATCCGAATACTAAAAAATTTCACAACTACAAAAACACTTCAAACCTAGAGAATAACTTATTGAGTAATTTTGTGTTTTGTCTCTATATCGATTCAAAAAACAGACTTTTGGTGGGGACTTCTTTAGGGCTTAATTATCTTGAATTAGATGATTTAAAAGATTTTACTCCTGAAGATATCACCTTTTCAGAAGTGAAAGAAAGGGGTATTGAGGCTAATAATATTAATTATATAACTGAAGATCATCTTGGTAATATTTGGATAGGTACCGATAGCGGTATCTATAAATTAGATGAGAATCTAACATTAATGAAGTCTTTTTCTTCTCAAAACGGACTCCCTAATAATTTTGTTGTGGGGATTAAAGAAGATGATAGTCATAACTTTTGGATTACGACTAAAAGTGGACTTTCAACCCTCAATATAAAAACAAATCAGTTTAAAAATTTTAATATTCATGATGGTCTTCAAGGTACAGAATACCAAAGTAAGTCTATAGAAAAAACATCAGACGGACGTATTATTATTGGCGGTTTAAATGGGTTCAATATTTTTAACCCAGAAGATATTGCTGTAAAAACACCCATTGTTTTAGAGCCAAAAATAACAGCACTTAAGTTATATAATAAAAATATTGTTGTAGGCGATACTGTAAATAACAGAGTATTGCTTAAACAGTCCCTTGAAGAAACAGAAAGTTTATTATTACGGCATAACGAAAATTATATTTCCTTTGAATTCTTAGCGCTTTATTTAGAAAACCCTGAGCAAGTTCAATACATGTATAAGATGAATGGTCTTGATAAGGATTTTGTAAATGTAGGGAATAGGCGAGAAGTGAATTACTCTAACCTCGTACCAGGAGAATATGAGTTTGAAGTTATGGCTTCTATTGATGGGCAATGGGAGGCCGCAAAATCTACTAAATTCAAGTTTAAAATTACTTCTCCACCATGGAGTACTTGGTGGGCTTATTTAATTTATTGCATTTTAGGGATCGTTATATTTTGGGTAGTTATGCGGTATTATACCCAGAAAGTACAAGAAGTTCAGGAGCATGAATTAGACCAATTAAAGTTAGAGTTTTTTGTAAATGTATCGCATGAATTTAGAACGCCTCTAACACTTATATTAAATCCGGTAGATAAAATACTGTCTAGCTTTAATACAGATCCTGATGTCATAAAAGAATCCGCAATTTCTATTCAACGTAGTGCTAGAAGACTATTACATTTAGTAAATCAGCTTTTAGATTACCGAAAAATGGATGTTGGTATGGCGCCATTACAACTAGAAAATGGAGATGCTGTGAAATTCTGTGGAGATATATTTGCATTGTTCAAGGGCTTAGCAGCAAAAAAAAGTATTGAATATCAATTCATTAAAGGATCAGAGAATATCACATCGCTTTTTGATTTTGATAAACTCGAAAAGATCATAACAAATTTAATTTCGAATGCTATAAAATTTACAGATTACGGAGGCGAGATTACAGTATCCATAAATGAAGTAAAGGGTGAAAAAAAGGATGCTAAACTTTTTGTAGTGAAGAGAGATAAAGAGGCAAATTATTTAGAAATTATCGTAAAAGACACGGGCGTTGGGCTTAATAAAGAACAGTTAAAAAATATTTTTTCACGTTTTTATAATGTTGATGTTACTAAAACGGGGACAGGAATAGGTTTAAACTTTACCAAGGCATTGGTTGAGCTTCATGGAGGTGAAATTTTTGTAGAAAGCGAATATCTTAAAGGTAGCAAGTTTGTAGTACGTTTACCATTGGATATAGAAGCAGAACCGGAAATTGTAAAAAATATTAAAAACGAATTTTTAATAAATTCGATGAACTCAGTAGATTATGAAATGTCTATTTCAAATACAGACGTATCTAATGAACCAATGAAGCAAGAGGAAAACGGAGCAAAATTACCTACCTTACTTTTAGTTGAAGATAATAAGGAGCTAAGAGTTCATTTAAAAAATGATCTGATCGGTAATTATGATGTCAAGGAAGCTGTAAATGGGGAGGAAGGCCTGAAAATGGTAAAGAAATATTATCCAGATATTGTCGTAAGTGATGTCATGATGCCAAAAATGGACGGGTTTGAAATGTGTAAGGCCTTGAAAAGTGAATTTGAAACCTGTCATATTCCTATAATTCTTCTTACCGCGAGAACCTTAGAAGATGATAGAATTGAAGGGTATGACAGTGGTGCCGATGGATATATCGCAAAACCATTTGTAACTGCGGTTTTAAAAGCTAGAATCAAAAATTTATTGGAAACTAAGAAAAGACTACGAAAAAGATTCGCAGAAATAGGAGGCGTTTTTCCATCGCGTGAAGTGACCACCAATAATATTGATGAAATATTTTTAGATAAAGCAACTAAGATTATTGTAAATAATATTAGCGATGTAGATTTTAAACAAGAAGATTTATTAAGAGAAATGGGTATTGGTAGGTCTCAATTATATCGAAAGATAAATTCTCTGACGGGCAACAACCCAAGTTATTTTATTAGGACCATACGCTTACGTTATGCCTCAGATCTATTACTTCAAAATAGA
- a CDS encoding glycoside hydrolase family 3 N-terminal domain-containing protein, which translates to MKYTSIVFIASVLMLPLSTKKEQQKIYHKGWIDFNKNGIMDVYENPKATIDARVANLVSLMNVEEKTCQMATLYGFSRVLADELPTENWKNEIWKDGIANIDEHLNTIWNQPKTQTPYSFPYSTHAEAINKVQKWFIEETRMGIPVDFTNEGVHGLCHKKATPLPAPIGIGSTWNKDLVYKAGTIVGREAKALGYTNIYAPILDVARDPRWGRVLECYGEEPFHIAEMGKQMTLGLQSQNVASTLKHFAVYSIPKGARDGDARTDPHVAPREMHQLHLYPFKRVIEEAAPMGVMSSYNDYDGVPITASHYFLTELLREKYGFDGYVVSDSEAVEYVFEKHHVAEDYREGVRQVVEAGLNVRTTFRTPESFIEPLRALIQEGKIAMKTIDLRVSEVLKVKFQLGLFDQPYVENPKASDDLVHTKADEEFSKQINRESLVLLKNENNALPLDISKLKNILVTGPLADEVNFTYSRYGPAENLSTSVYQGIKKYVAEKATVTYEKGCNVVDANWPESEIIPTPLATEEQASIAAAVEKAKQSDVIIAVVGEDDKRVGETMSRTSLGLPGRQFELVQALYATGKPVILVLINGQPLTINWENKFIPAILEAWFPSTAAGEVIAETLFGEYNPGGKLSVTFPKSVGQIPLNFPFKPGSQSGQPNSGPNGSGNTRVLGALYPFGYGLSYTTFEYSNIIVHQKSKQSQGEIKVSCVIKNTGSVAGDEVVQLYIKDKVSSVTTYESQLRGFERIHLEPGESKKINFILQPDDLAILDKNMNFTVEPGAFEINIGASSVDIRLKEEFEIIN; encoded by the coding sequence ATGAAATATACGTCAATAGTGTTCATCGCATCTGTTTTAATGTTACCACTTTCTACTAAAAAGGAGCAACAGAAGATATATCATAAAGGCTGGATTGATTTTAATAAAAATGGTATCATGGATGTTTACGAAAATCCTAAAGCGACTATTGATGCTAGGGTTGCAAACTTGGTCTCTTTAATGAATGTAGAAGAAAAAACCTGTCAAATGGCTACTCTTTATGGGTTCTCTCGTGTTTTAGCAGATGAATTACCTACAGAAAATTGGAAAAACGAGATTTGGAAAGATGGGATAGCCAATATTGATGAACATTTAAATACTATTTGGAATCAGCCTAAAACCCAAACACCATATTCTTTTCCTTACAGCACACATGCAGAAGCGATTAATAAAGTGCAGAAATGGTTTATTGAAGAAACTAGAATGGGAATTCCTGTAGATTTTACCAATGAGGGGGTTCATGGTTTATGCCATAAAAAAGCAACGCCATTACCCGCTCCTATAGGTATAGGGAGTACTTGGAATAAAGATTTAGTGTACAAAGCAGGAACCATTGTGGGTAGAGAAGCAAAAGCTTTAGGGTATACTAATATTTACGCCCCAATATTAGATGTAGCTAGAGATCCAAGGTGGGGAAGAGTTCTAGAATGTTATGGAGAAGAACCGTTTCATATTGCAGAGATGGGCAAACAAATGACCTTAGGGCTTCAATCACAAAATGTAGCTTCAACGCTAAAGCATTTTGCAGTATATAGTATTCCTAAAGGAGCTAGAGATGGTGATGCGCGTACAGACCCGCATGTAGCGCCAAGAGAAATGCATCAGTTACATTTATATCCTTTTAAGCGTGTAATTGAAGAGGCTGCGCCAATGGGAGTAATGAGTAGTTATAATGATTATGATGGCGTACCAATAACGGCCAGTCATTATTTTTTAACAGAATTGTTAAGAGAAAAGTATGGTTTTGATGGCTATGTGGTTTCAGATAGTGAAGCGGTAGAATACGTTTTTGAAAAGCACCATGTAGCAGAAGATTATAGGGAAGGCGTAAGGCAAGTAGTAGAAGCAGGGTTAAATGTGCGGACCACCTTTAGAACGCCAGAATCTTTTATTGAGCCTTTGAGAGCCTTAATCCAAGAAGGTAAAATAGCAATGAAAACAATTGATTTGCGTGTTTCAGAGGTGTTGAAAGTTAAGTTTCAGTTGGGACTTTTTGACCAACCTTATGTAGAAAACCCAAAAGCATCTGATGACCTTGTGCATACCAAAGCAGATGAGGAATTTTCAAAGCAAATCAATAGAGAGTCTTTAGTCCTTTTAAAAAACGAGAATAATGCGCTGCCGCTAGATATCTCAAAGCTGAAGAATATACTGGTTACTGGACCTTTAGCAGATGAAGTAAATTTCACGTATAGTAGGTACGGACCTGCAGAAAACCTATCCACATCAGTGTACCAGGGCATAAAAAAGTATGTGGCAGAGAAAGCTACCGTTACCTACGAAAAAGGGTGTAATGTGGTAGATGCTAATTGGCCTGAGAGTGAAATTATTCCTACGCCATTAGCTACTGAAGAGCAAGCAAGTATTGCTGCAGCAGTAGAAAAAGCTAAACAGTCTGATGTGATTATAGCTGTGGTAGGCGAGGATGATAAGCGCGTAGGAGAAACAATGTCTCGTACAAGCTTAGGATTGCCCGGCAGACAATTTGAATTGGTTCAAGCGTTATATGCCACAGGGAAACCTGTAATCCTTGTGTTAATTAACGGACAACCGCTTACTATAAATTGGGAAAATAAATTTATACCGGCTATTTTAGAAGCATGGTTTCCTAGTACTGCTGCAGGAGAGGTTATTGCAGAAACACTATTTGGGGAGTACAATCCTGGAGGTAAACTAAGTGTTACTTTTCCAAAATCTGTTGGACAAATTCCACTAAACTTTCCATTTAAACCAGGATCTCAGTCAGGGCAACCAAATTCGGGGCCTAATGGTTCTGGAAATACACGTGTGTTGGGTGCTTTGTACCCTTTTGGGTATGGGTTGAGTTATACTACTTTTGAGTATTCAAATATTATAGTACATCAAAAAAGCAAACAATCACAAGGTGAAATCAAGGTATCTTGTGTGATAAAAAATACAGGTAGTGTCGCCGGAGATGAGGTGGTTCAGCTCTATATAAAAGACAAAGTTAGTAGCGTGACGACCTATGAATCTCAGCTTCGTGGTTTTGAACGGATTCATTTAGAACCTGGAGAATCCAAGAAAATAAACTTTATACTACAACCAGATGATTTAGCTATTTTAGATAAAAACATGAACTTCACGGTAGAACCTGGCGCTTTTGAAATAAACATAGGGGCTTCTTCTGTAGATATTAGATTGAAAGAAGAATTTGAAATTATAAATTAG